The proteins below come from a single bacterium genomic window:
- a CDS encoding heparinase II/III-family protein translates to MTATIRSLLMVLALALAGCSGGAKAPDYSGFATGKHEISKEHPRLLGSADYLKKLAAERPEAWARVDWVARNLETRDETVMDEHMKAISMGLVYVVEGDTAVGRAAVERVLITVRAPIRVGHDTFGYDMAKVSLVYDLCWPLWTQAEKEEFFDYCNRTIDANVNSELAVFHNAWYGYKWWGYGLTAYATWNEWERAPKILAELEKDYAERAAPALELSGQGGGFAEGYYINYWSYEWLFFCEAARTVEGKNYYALAPGFFHNRAVACMFEAYPWISENSSHRPIPMGDSGGQRFRRERDKALAVRRILVNFYRDDPAHQVVHTFNEETPRCGVPGNAYKDFLWRDTTVTKGDLAHFKLSHISTGPGYVYARSSWDNGATYFFFKCGDRFTAHQHLDNGHFLFAKYDELAGDGGQYFYFGGDHDTNYLIRTIAHSTVTVYNPAETWTNLRAFAGPFGNDGGQMHDWPHHNGSCNDIADRDLHPDLYELADITAYEDKGAYMYVAGDMTKAYKADKMGLFTRQIVFLRPGTLVIFDRVTAKDKNFTKRWLLQATKAPTQQDGALVVTNDYGGRMFVRALLPREARVKLNSGDSLYCYDGHCYPAEQSRGPAPECRVEISPPVAAETDYFLNVLTAADTSMTAPPEAGYTEYEDRVEVNLEGAKVTFQKGALGGQIELGGQSAPLAAGIVQ, encoded by the coding sequence ATGACCGCCACAATCCGCTCTCTGCTCATGGTCCTGGCCCTCGCCCTGGCCGGCTGCTCCGGCGGCGCCAAAGCCCCGGATTATTCAGGCTTCGCCACCGGAAAGCACGAAATTTCCAAGGAACACCCGCGCCTTCTGGGCAGCGCCGACTACCTGAAAAAGCTGGCCGCGGAGCGCCCCGAGGCCTGGGCCCGCGTAGACTGGGTGGCCCGTAACCTGGAGACCAGGGACGAGACCGTGATGGACGAGCACATGAAAGCTATCTCCATGGGCCTGGTCTACGTGGTGGAGGGTGACACGGCGGTGGGACGCGCCGCGGTGGAGCGGGTGCTGATCACCGTGCGCGCGCCGATCCGGGTGGGGCACGACACTTTCGGCTACGACATGGCCAAGGTCTCGCTGGTCTATGACCTCTGCTGGCCGCTCTGGACCCAGGCCGAGAAAGAGGAGTTCTTCGATTACTGCAACCGCACTATCGACGCCAACGTGAACAGCGAACTGGCCGTGTTCCACAACGCCTGGTACGGCTACAAGTGGTGGGGCTACGGCCTTACCGCCTACGCCACCTGGAACGAGTGGGAGCGCGCCCCCAAAATCCTGGCCGAGCTGGAGAAGGATTACGCCGAGCGCGCCGCCCCGGCCCTGGAGCTTTCGGGCCAGGGGGGTGGGTTCGCCGAGGGCTATTATATCAACTACTGGTCCTACGAGTGGCTGTTTTTCTGCGAGGCCGCCCGCACGGTGGAGGGCAAGAATTATTACGCCCTGGCCCCAGGGTTTTTCCACAACCGCGCCGTGGCCTGCATGTTCGAGGCCTATCCCTGGATCAGCGAGAACAGCTCGCACCGTCCGATCCCGATGGGCGACTCCGGCGGGCAGAGGTTCCGCCGCGAGCGCGACAAAGCCCTGGCCGTGCGCCGTATCCTGGTCAATTTCTACCGCGATGACCCGGCGCACCAGGTGGTGCACACGTTCAACGAGGAAACGCCCCGCTGCGGAGTGCCCGGCAACGCCTACAAGGATTTCCTCTGGCGCGACACCACTGTCACAAAGGGCGACCTGGCCCATTTCAAGCTCTCGCATATCAGCACCGGGCCGGGCTATGTCTACGCCCGCAGCAGTTGGGACAACGGCGCGACCTATTTCTTCTTCAAGTGCGGCGACCGGTTCACCGCCCACCAGCACCTGGACAACGGGCATTTCCTGTTCGCCAAGTATGATGAGCTGGCCGGGGACGGCGGCCAATATTTCTATTTCGGCGGGGACCACGACACCAACTACCTCATCCGCACCATCGCCCACAGCACGGTGACGGTCTACAACCCGGCCGAGACCTGGACCAACCTGCGCGCGTTCGCCGGGCCGTTCGGCAACGACGGGGGCCAGATGCACGACTGGCCGCACCACAACGGCTCGTGCAACGACATCGCCGACCGCGACCTTCACCCCGACCTCTACGAGCTGGCCGATATCACCGCCTATGAGGACAAGGGCGCCTACATGTATGTGGCCGGCGACATGACCAAGGCCTACAAGGCGGACAAAATGGGCCTGTTCACCCGTCAGATCGTGTTCCTGCGCCCCGGCACCCTGGTGATATTCGACCGCGTGACCGCCAAGGACAAGAATTTCACCAAGCGCTGGCTGCTCCAGGCCACCAAGGCGCCCACGCAGCAGGACGGGGCCTTGGTAGTGACCAATGATTACGGCGGACGGATGTTCGTGCGTGCGCTTCTGCCGCGCGAGGCCAGGGTGAAACTCAACTCCGGCGACAGCCTGTACTGCTACGACGGGCACTGCTACCCGGCGGAACAGTCCCGCGGGCCCGCGCCCGAGTGCCGGGTGGAGATAAGCCCCCCCGTGGCCGCGGAGACCGACTATTTCCTCAACGTGCTCACCGCTGCCGACACCTCCATGACCGCGCCGCCGGAGGCCGGGTACACTGAATACGAGGACCGGGTGGAGGTGAATCTGGAGGGGGCGAAAGTGACTTTCCAGAAAGGCGCCCTGGGCGGTCAAATAGAGCTGGGTGGGCAGAGCGCACCCCTGGCCGCGGGGATTGTGCAGTAG
- a CDS encoding TrmB family transcriptional regulator, whose protein sequence is MKQCIEDLQKLGMNGNEAKVYISLLRINPVTGYQLSKETGIRRSVIYDVLQRLIDLGAVYRIEKDPVKYVPVPYDKFLDTLKRDFDHSIDSVRTALDQASFSFTREYIYYIKGAHNVRSEIRLMIENAERELMLELWEEQTQEVRPLLRRAEKRGVKIFTTMFSDSPVDLPGHIYYHDESMPLHVVENRLRGQHTLVVRDNQEVLIGKMLQDDNSWAVITRDPALCMVAREFIIHDITILMMTREFGHEKLMQVLMTNPDMHGIILDRFTGGIEQHFAAVARQAS, encoded by the coding sequence GTGAAACAGTGTATCGAGGACCTGCAGAAGCTCGGCATGAACGGCAACGAGGCCAAGGTGTACATTTCGCTGCTGCGGATAAACCCTGTAACCGGATACCAGCTCAGCAAAGAGACCGGCATCCGCCGCTCGGTGATCTACGATGTCCTGCAACGTTTGATCGACCTGGGTGCGGTCTACCGCATCGAGAAAGACCCGGTCAAGTACGTGCCCGTGCCCTATGACAAGTTCCTGGATACCCTGAAACGGGATTTCGACCATTCCATCGACTCGGTGCGCACGGCCCTGGACCAGGCCTCGTTCTCGTTCACCCGCGAATACATCTACTACATCAAGGGTGCACACAACGTGCGCAGCGAGATCCGCCTGATGATCGAGAACGCCGAGCGCGAGCTGATGCTGGAGCTGTGGGAGGAACAGACCCAGGAGGTCCGTCCCCTGCTGCGCCGGGCCGAGAAGCGCGGGGTGAAGATTTTCACCACGATGTTCTCGGACAGCCCGGTGGACCTGCCCGGCCATATCTACTACCACGATGAGAGCATGCCGCTGCACGTGGTGGAGAACCGTCTGCGCGGCCAGCACACGCTCGTGGTGCGGGACAACCAGGAGGTACTGATCGGCAAGATGCTGCAGGATGACAACTCCTGGGCCGTGATCACCCGCGACCCGGCGCTCTGCATGGTGGCGCGCGAGTTCATCATCCACGACATCACGATCCTGATGATGACCCGCGAGTTCGGGCACGAGAAGCTGATGCAGGTGCTGATGACCAACCCCGACATGCACGGGATCATCCTGGACCGCTTCACCGGCGGGATCGAGCAGCATTTCGCCGCCGTGGCGCGCCAGGCGAGCTGA